CGTGGACGTCCACGTGCGGCGCCTGCGTTCCAAGTTGGGCGAAGAGCGGGCGAGCTGGATCACGACGGTGCGATCGGTGGGCTACCGGTTCGGTTGACCACCAGCTTTTGACCGTTCTGGCGTCAGAAACCCGACAGAATTGCGCGCTTCCTGACGCCAGAACGGGGATTACCCTTGGCCCATGGACCCGCTCATCCCTGCGGAGATCGACAGGCACTACTCTGACCTGTACGCCGAATCTCAGCGCCTCAGTGAGGACGGCCTCGGCAGGATCGAGCTGATCCGGACCAAGGAGATTCTGGTGCGCTACCTCCCGGAGGCTCCCGCCGAGATCCTGGACATCGGTGGAGGCCCCGGCGTGTATTCGGTCTGGCTCACCAGCCTTGGTCACAGACCGACATTGATCGACCCGGTCGCCCTCCATGTGCAACAGGCGCGGGAGGCCGGAGTACCGTCGGCCGAGCTCGGTGTGGCCGGCCAACTCGAGTTCACCGACGACAGCTTCGACGCAGTTCTGATGTTCGGTCCGCTCTATCACCTTCAGGAACGCTCCGACCGCCTGGCAGCCTTGCGTGAGGCCCACCGCGTCCTGAGGCAGGGCGGTCTCCTATTCGTGGCAGGGATCACCCGATACGCCTCCGCCATCGACGGACTCGACTCTGGTTTCATCGACCACGAAGACTTCGAACGGACCGTGCACGTCGATTTGGCAACGGGCAAGCACACCAACCACACCGCAGATCCCAGGTTCTTCACGACCGCGTATTTTCATCTGCCGGATGAACTTGTAGGAGAACTCGAGGCGACGGGGTTCACAGATGTGGAGATCGTGGCAGTGGAAGGCATGTCGTGGGCGGCCCGGGACTTGGAAGAGCGAATCT
This region of Acidimicrobiia bacterium genomic DNA includes:
- a CDS encoding methyltransferase domain-containing protein, with amino-acid sequence MDPLIPAEIDRHYSDLYAESQRLSEDGLGRIELIRTKEILVRYLPEAPAEILDIGGGPGVYSVWLTSLGHRPTLIDPVALHVQQAREAGVPSAELGVAGQLEFTDDSFDAVLMFGPLYHLQERSDRLAALREAHRVLRQGGLLFVAGITRYASAIDGLDSGFIDHEDFERTVHVDLATGKHTNHTADPRFFTTAYFHLPDELVGELEATGFTDVEIVAVEGMSWAARDLEERISDPDKLRAVLDLLRRLESAPSLLGATPHFLAIGRT